A window of the Falco rusticolus isolate bFalRus1 chromosome 1, bFalRus1.pri, whole genome shotgun sequence genome harbors these coding sequences:
- the SPCS3 gene encoding signal peptidase complex subunit 3 isoform X2: MPFLASSVTADCPGWLTFPWNAPGVEHVTPLQKRAAHETQKNVEDFTGPRERSDLGFVTFDITADLESVFDWNVKQLFLYLSAEYSTKNNALNQVVLWDKVMLRGDNPRLFLKDMQAKYLFFDDGNGLKGNRNVTLTLSWNVVPNAGLLPLVTGSGHVSVPFPDTYETTKSY, from the exons ATGCCTTTTCTTGCGAGCTCTGTGACAGCAGACTGCCCGGGATGGCTTACCTTCCCGTGGAACGCCCCGGGTGTCGAACACGTAACGCCGCTTCAGAAGCGTGCTGCCCACGAGACACA AAAAAATGTAGAAGATTTCACTGGACCTAGAGAAAGAAGTGATTTGGGATTCGTCACATTTGACATTACTGCAG ATTTGGAGAGTGTATTTGACTGGAATGTTAAACAATTGTTTCTATATTTGTCTGCAGAATACTCAACGAAAAACAAT GCTCTAAACCAGGTGGTCCTCTGGGATAAGGTCATGTTGAGAGGAGACAACCCAAGGCTGTTCTTAAAAGACATGCAGGCAAAGTACTTATTCTTTGATGATGGAAATGGTCTTAA GGGAAACAGGAATGTCACTTTGACTCTCTCCTGGAATGTTGTACCAAATGCTGGCCTTCTACCTCTTGTAACAGGATCTGGACATGTGTCTGTACCTTTCCCAGATACCtatgaaacaacaaaaagttaTTAA
- the SPCS3 gene encoding signal peptidase complex subunit 3 isoform X1 — protein MNTVLSRANSLFAFSLSVMAALTFGCFITTAFKGRSVPVSIAVSRVTLKNVEDFTGPRERSDLGFVTFDITADLESVFDWNVKQLFLYLSAEYSTKNNALNQVVLWDKVMLRGDNPRLFLKDMQAKYLFFDDGNGLKGNRNVTLTLSWNVVPNAGLLPLVTGSGHVSVPFPDTYETTKSY, from the exons ATGAACACGGTGCTGTCCCGGGCCAACTCGCTCTTCGCCTTCTCTTTGAGCGTGATGGCGGCGCTCACCTTCGGCTGCTTCATCACCACCGCCTTCAAGGGGCGCAGCGTGCCCGTCAGCATCGCCGTTTCCCGCGTCACGCT AAAAAATGTAGAAGATTTCACTGGACCTAGAGAAAGAAGTGATTTGGGATTCGTCACATTTGACATTACTGCAG ATTTGGAGAGTGTATTTGACTGGAATGTTAAACAATTGTTTCTATATTTGTCTGCAGAATACTCAACGAAAAACAAT GCTCTAAACCAGGTGGTCCTCTGGGATAAGGTCATGTTGAGAGGAGACAACCCAAGGCTGTTCTTAAAAGACATGCAGGCAAAGTACTTATTCTTTGATGATGGAAATGGTCTTAA GGGAAACAGGAATGTCACTTTGACTCTCTCCTGGAATGTTGTACCAAATGCTGGCCTTCTACCTCTTGTAACAGGATCTGGACATGTGTCTGTACCTTTCCCAGATACCtatgaaacaacaaaaagttaTTAA